One window from the genome of Bradyrhizobium xenonodulans encodes:
- a CDS encoding ABC transporter permease has protein sequence MSGFLLNRLSQSIVLLVIVSIIGFTVLNLMPGGPLAQFGLDPGMTQKDVERLAAQLGLNRPLWIQYLDWAWRLLQGDWGHSFRDGSSVLAVIGRHLLATLLLMGTSTALAIAAGTWIGIRGATHRYSLFDYCATVGAMVALSVPTFWFGLIGIYIFTLKLGWVPAGNMYAIGDGSVLDYLHHLILPSLVLSLVHVAIWSRYMRTATLDALSQDFVKTARAKGVSERRILLKHVVGNALLPMITLAGMQLPSILTGALVTETVFTWPGMGRLFLDSLGYSDYPVVMGLLIFSAILVVLGNLIADIVIATVDPRIRLG, from the coding sequence ATGTCCGGGTTCTTGCTCAATCGTCTCTCTCAGAGCATCGTGCTGCTGGTGATCGTCTCGATCATCGGCTTTACGGTTCTCAACCTCATGCCGGGCGGTCCTCTCGCGCAGTTCGGGCTCGATCCGGGCATGACTCAGAAGGATGTGGAGCGACTCGCAGCGCAGCTCGGGTTGAACCGGCCGCTATGGATTCAGTATCTGGACTGGGCCTGGCGGCTGCTCCAGGGCGATTGGGGACACTCGTTCCGTGATGGCTCGTCCGTGCTTGCGGTGATCGGTCGCCATCTGCTGGCGACGCTGCTGCTGATGGGCACATCCACGGCATTGGCAATCGCTGCTGGAACGTGGATCGGAATCCGCGGCGCCACCCACCGCTATTCGCTGTTCGACTACTGCGCGACGGTCGGCGCCATGGTGGCACTGTCGGTGCCAACCTTCTGGTTCGGCCTGATCGGCATCTACATCTTCACCCTGAAGCTGGGCTGGGTGCCTGCAGGCAACATGTACGCGATCGGCGACGGTTCGGTGCTGGACTATCTGCATCATCTGATCCTGCCGAGCCTGGTGCTTTCGCTGGTTCATGTGGCGATCTGGAGCCGTTACATGCGCACGGCAACGCTGGATGCGCTGAGTCAGGACTTCGTCAAGACGGCCCGGGCCAAGGGCGTGAGCGAGCGCCGCATCCTGCTGAAGCATGTCGTCGGCAATGCGCTGTTGCCGATGATCACGCTGGCGGGAATGCAGCTCCCCAGCATTCTAACCGGCGCCTTGGTCACCGAGACCGTGTTCACGTGGCCGGGAATGGGCCGGCTGTTTCTCGACAGCCTTGGGTATAGCGACTATCCCGTGGTGATGGGGCTGTTGATCTTCTCGGCCATTCTGGTCGTGTTGGGGAATCTGATCGCAGACATCGTCATCGCAACCGTCGATCCGCGCATTCGCCTGGGTTGA
- a CDS encoding ABC transporter permease has protein sequence MTAIVADAAPTRWWHSRAVYRFMRHHLALIGIAMITLLVLACAIGPYALPYDSLHIDLRARFAPPLTGHHYFGTDPLGRDLAVRLLMAGRVSLLVGFSAMLLSTLIGTLVGVTAGYRGGWVGAALMRMVDGFLSYPSIFLVLALAATLRPSPVMITVIIAVTSWMETARIVEAEVRSLREREFVQAARMVGLSRRHIMFREILPNAMGPIIVAASLAVARAILLEAYISFLGYGIQPPLPSWGNMLNGAQQYLARAPWLAIIPGAAITIAVTSFNFIGDGLRDALDVRNDNF, from the coding sequence ATGACCGCCATTGTAGCAGACGCAGCTCCGACCCGCTGGTGGCACAGCCGTGCGGTTTATCGCTTCATGCGGCATCATCTGGCGCTCATCGGGATCGCGATGATCACCCTGCTCGTGCTGGCGTGCGCCATTGGGCCCTATGCTCTGCCCTACGACTCGCTCCACATCGATCTGCGTGCCCGCTTTGCTCCGCCGCTCACTGGTCACCATTACTTCGGCACGGATCCGTTGGGGCGTGATCTGGCTGTGCGGCTGTTGATGGCCGGGCGGGTTTCGCTGCTGGTGGGATTCTCGGCGATGTTATTGTCAACGCTCATCGGAACGCTCGTCGGCGTGACGGCCGGCTATCGCGGCGGCTGGGTCGGGGCAGCGCTGATGCGCATGGTGGACGGCTTCCTCTCTTATCCCTCGATCTTTCTCGTGCTGGCGCTGGCCGCAACGCTGCGGCCGAGTCCGGTCATGATTACCGTGATCATTGCCGTCACGAGCTGGATGGAGACTGCGCGCATCGTCGAGGCCGAGGTCCGTTCGCTGCGCGAGCGCGAATTTGTCCAGGCTGCGCGCATGGTGGGGCTCAGCCGTCGGCATATCATGTTCCGCGAGATCCTGCCCAATGCCATGGGCCCGATCATCGTCGCCGCAAGCCTGGCGGTCGCCCGGGCGATTCTTCTTGAAGCCTATATCAGCTTCCTCGGCTACGGCATCCAGCCGCCGCTGCCCAGCTGGGGCAATATGCTCAATGGCGCCCAGCAATATCTCGCGCGTGCTCCGTGGCTTGCCATCATTCCCGGTGCTGCGATCACGATTGCAGTGACGAGCTTCAACTTCATCGGCGATGGTCTTCGTGATGCGCTCGACGTTCGAAACGACAATTTTTGA
- a CDS encoding NAD(P)/FAD-dependent oxidoreductase, which yields MHAPRIAEKATPYWWEAAPLRPLSQQPLPKKIDVLIVGAGYAGLSAGLVLAREGRSVAAFDAMHPGEGASTRNGGITSGSIRPDYATLTRRFGEERALAIEAEGKAAREFLYDFIKSEGLACDFQLVGQFKGAFGYEQYESMARTAERLAKRLGIEAYAVPYAEQRKYIGTDVYRGGTVRMDIGGLHPVKFHAELLRVALASGLTVHARTPVISIERDGAGFRVVTAAGSVQARQVLVCTNGYTDGAVPFLRRRLVPVRSRIIATEELASEVMARLMPKRMTITETREVGFYYRPSPDGKRILLGGRDSSRVGDPVAPKLLLRKGLVNLFPELEAVRLSHSWFGNVAMNRDMIPRIFEKDGIVYATGFCGSGVVWAPWIGVHAAHKLLRHDAQARTAFDFRPPAFIPFYRGNPWFMPAFIQTYRMRDRIALWRASR from the coding sequence ATGCACGCGCCCAGAATTGCCGAGAAGGCAACGCCCTACTGGTGGGAAGCGGCCCCGTTGAGGCCGCTGTCTCAGCAGCCATTGCCCAAAAAGATCGACGTACTGATTGTGGGCGCGGGCTACGCCGGACTTTCGGCCGGTCTGGTATTGGCGCGCGAGGGACGCTCAGTTGCAGCTTTCGACGCAATGCATCCCGGTGAAGGGGCTTCCACGCGCAATGGCGGGATCACCAGCGGAAGCATTCGACCGGATTACGCGACACTCACGCGGCGGTTTGGGGAGGAGAGGGCGCTGGCGATCGAGGCCGAAGGCAAGGCCGCACGCGAATTCCTGTACGATTTCATCAAGTCGGAAGGACTTGCCTGCGACTTCCAGTTGGTGGGGCAGTTCAAAGGCGCATTCGGCTATGAACAATACGAATCCATGGCGCGGACCGCAGAGAGGCTCGCGAAGAGGCTGGGGATCGAGGCTTATGCGGTTCCCTATGCCGAGCAGCGAAAGTACATCGGCACTGATGTCTATCGCGGCGGCACGGTTCGGATGGACATCGGCGGGCTGCACCCAGTGAAATTCCATGCCGAACTCCTGCGGGTCGCGCTCGCTTCCGGATTGACAGTCCACGCGCGTACGCCCGTGATCTCGATCGAAAGAGATGGCGCCGGATTCCGCGTCGTCACCGCGGCCGGCTCGGTGCAGGCACGTCAGGTGCTGGTCTGCACGAATGGTTACACCGATGGTGCCGTGCCTTTCCTGCGTCGCCGGCTGGTGCCCGTTCGCAGCCGGATCATTGCGACCGAGGAGCTCGCGTCCGAGGTCATGGCGCGGCTGATGCCGAAGCGCATGACGATCACCGAGACTCGCGAGGTCGGCTTCTATTACCGGCCTTCGCCTGATGGCAAACGCATTCTGCTCGGTGGCCGCGACAGCTCCCGCGTCGGCGATCCCGTGGCTCCGAAGCTGCTCTTGCGCAAGGGCCTGGTCAATCTGTTTCCGGAGCTGGAAGCCGTTCGCCTCTCGCACAGCTGGTTCGGCAATGTGGCAATGAACCGCGACATGATTCCCCGCATCTTTGAGAAGGATGGCATCGTCTATGCCACGGGCTTCTGTGGTTCAGGCGTCGTCTGGGCACCATGGATTGGCGTGCATGCGGCCCACAAACTCTTGAGACACGACGCGCAGGCGCGCACGGCCTTTGACTTCCGGCCGCCGGCCTTCATTCCGTTTTATCGAGGCAATCCCTGGTTCATGCCTGCCTTCATCCAGACCTATCGCATGCGTGACCGGATCGCGCTGTGGCGTGCCAGCCGCTGA
- a CDS encoding GNAT family N-acetyltransferase, translated as MTAAAYPVGHRDNEDVALLPFSRAHLEGALKLSQEMSWPYRIEDWDVALQLGHGFVLERAGTVIGTAAWWPYGETHASVGMIIVAKAAQGRGYGARLMDALLASARPRTISLNSTAEGITLYRRRGFLPTGIIHQHHGIPRQSHETPRSGLVRPMAASEFEAIARLDRTATGLERRQLLNRLFDSGDGYVLLRDGMLRGYAISRLFGRGHVIGPVVAESPTDARALIEFAIAQLGPVFVRIDTPASSQLGEWLESIGLPRVSDATTMVLGTPAPWTEPARIFGLANQSFG; from the coding sequence ATGACAGCCGCAGCTTATCCAGTCGGGCATCGCGACAATGAGGACGTGGCCCTGCTTCCTTTCTCGAGAGCGCATCTGGAAGGCGCCCTGAAGCTCTCGCAGGAGATGTCCTGGCCCTACCGCATCGAGGATTGGGATGTCGCGTTGCAGCTGGGTCATGGCTTTGTTCTGGAGCGCGCTGGGACGGTGATCGGGACCGCCGCCTGGTGGCCGTACGGCGAAACTCATGCGTCCGTCGGCATGATCATTGTCGCAAAGGCCGCTCAGGGCCGTGGCTATGGGGCCCGGCTCATGGATGCGTTGCTGGCGTCCGCGCGCCCGCGGACCATCTCGTTGAACTCGACGGCCGAAGGCATCACGCTTTATCGTCGCCGCGGCTTTCTGCCGACCGGGATTATCCATCAGCATCACGGAATTCCACGCCAAAGCCACGAGACGCCGCGATCGGGCCTCGTCAGACCGATGGCCGCATCGGAGTTCGAAGCGATCGCGCGGCTCGACCGCACTGCTACCGGGTTGGAGCGGCGGCAGTTGCTGAATCGACTGTTCGATAGCGGTGATGGTTATGTTCTGCTGCGTGACGGTATGCTTCGCGGCTACGCCATCTCTCGGCTCTTCGGCCGCGGACACGTCATTGGCCCCGTGGTGGCCGAGAGCCCGACCGATGCGCGCGCGCTGATTGAATTTGCGATCGCGCAGCTCGGGCCGGTCTTCGTCCGGATCGATACTCCTGCCTCCTCGCAACTCGGGGAGTGGCTCGAAAGCATCGGCCTGCCGCGCGTCAGCGATGCCACCACCATGGTGCTGGGAACGCCGGCTCCATGGACGGAGCCGGCGCGCATATTCGGGCTCGCCAATCAGTCATTCGGCTAG
- a CDS encoding alanine racemase, with product MLRVEMDRADVPDAGPGETAATVCSLATPAPLLDKNRLDRNLARLSSRMVDQGVVLRPHMKTAKSIDVARHAQRSGAGPITVSTLAEAEYFARHGFRDITYAVGVAPHTADRAMRLRKAGIDIKVLLDSPEQAAMLGAAGRAAGVTPSAFIEIDCDGHRGGLTPTDPKLVVVAAAMVEAGVKLAGVLTHAGESYGLSTPASLVAAAENERAVAVAAATTLRAAGHECPVVSVGSTPTAHFAEDLTGVTEMRAGVYMFFDLVMHGVGVCTTDDIAISVLATVIGTKPEKGWILVDAGWMALSRDRGTAAQRVDQGYGLVCDVAGKIYPDLIVSQASQEHGILAIRLGSAHALPHLPIGAKVRILPNHACATASQHELYNVVSAGSDAIHARWPRIRGW from the coding sequence ATGTTGCGGGTGGAGATGGACAGGGCAGATGTCCCGGACGCCGGTCCGGGCGAAACAGCCGCAACGGTCTGCTCATTGGCAACGCCGGCCCCCCTGCTCGACAAGAATCGGCTCGATCGCAATCTCGCGCGCCTGTCTTCTCGCATGGTCGATCAAGGTGTCGTGCTGCGTCCTCATATGAAGACGGCGAAATCCATCGACGTCGCGCGACACGCTCAACGCTCCGGGGCAGGCCCAATCACTGTCTCCACCCTAGCGGAAGCGGAGTATTTCGCACGGCATGGCTTCCGGGACATCACCTATGCCGTGGGTGTGGCGCCGCACACCGCCGACAGAGCGATGCGCCTGCGGAAAGCAGGCATCGACATCAAGGTGCTGCTGGATTCGCCAGAGCAGGCCGCCATGCTTGGTGCGGCCGGTCGCGCAGCCGGTGTGACACCATCCGCCTTCATCGAGATCGACTGCGACGGTCATCGCGGTGGGCTCACCCCGACCGATCCCAAACTCGTGGTCGTTGCGGCCGCCATGGTCGAGGCTGGCGTCAAGCTTGCCGGCGTTCTCACCCATGCCGGCGAGTCCTATGGACTCAGCACGCCGGCGTCCCTCGTCGCGGCTGCGGAGAACGAACGCGCCGTGGCCGTGGCCGCCGCAACGACGCTTCGGGCGGCTGGCCATGAATGTCCCGTCGTCAGCGTCGGCTCGACGCCAACAGCGCATTTTGCCGAAGACCTGACCGGTGTCACGGAAATGCGCGCCGGCGTCTACATGTTCTTTGATCTGGTCATGCACGGCGTCGGTGTCTGCACGACCGATGACATCGCCATCTCGGTGCTTGCCACCGTGATCGGCACGAAGCCCGAGAAGGGCTGGATTTTGGTCGATGCGGGGTGGATGGCGCTGTCGCGCGACCGCGGCACCGCGGCGCAGCGGGTCGACCAGGGATACGGTCTGGTCTGCGACGTGGCCGGCAAGATCTATCCCGACCTGATCGTTTCGCAAGCAAGCCAGGAGCATGGGATCCTCGCCATCAGGCTCGGGTCGGCGCACGCTTTGCCCCATCTTCCGATCGGCGCGAAGGTCAGGATTCTCCCCAATCACGCCTGTGCGACGGCGTCGCAACACGAGTTGTACAACGTCGTCTCCGCCGGCAGCGACGCGATTCACGCCCGATGGCCCCGGATTCGCGGCTGGTAG
- a CDS encoding aldehyde dehydrogenase family protein, with protein sequence MTSPLRHLTEAGFLGKFYIDGEWRKPIGSVTAAATVINPATEQPIADVALGDDDDVDCAIAAARRAFAGWSMTPPAERAALLDRIHALLLARLELFAQALTCEMGAAITYARRAQVPLAAQHIRVARDNLATYPFIIPRGATAIMREAIGVCGLITPWNWPLYQITAKVGPAIAAGCTVVLKPSELSPLSALLFAEVMNDAGCPPGVFNLVNGTGPIVGAALASHPQVDMISITGSTRAGVLVAQAAAPTVKRVAQELGGKSPNIILPDADLSRAVPLGIGAAFRNLGQSCSAPTRMLVSRSHMEEVETLAAAAASELVVGDPLAESTTHGPIANRPQFERVQTMIGVGLDEGAKLVIGGPGRPGDLQIGFYARPTIFSNVCRDMRIAQEEIFGPVLSIIPYDTVDEAITIANDTVYGLGAHVQGTDMESARAVARQIQSGQVHLNYPDWDPNAPFGGYKRSGNGREYGLEGMEEYLETKAVLGFYR encoded by the coding sequence ATGACCTCGCCCCTTCGACACCTGACCGAAGCCGGCTTCCTCGGAAAATTCTACATCGACGGAGAATGGCGGAAGCCGATCGGATCAGTCACGGCAGCAGCAACCGTCATCAATCCGGCGACGGAGCAGCCGATCGCTGACGTTGCGCTCGGCGATGACGATGACGTGGATTGCGCCATCGCAGCCGCCAGACGAGCCTTCGCCGGTTGGTCCATGACACCGCCTGCTGAGAGAGCGGCGCTGCTCGACCGGATTCACGCCTTGCTCCTGGCGCGGCTGGAGCTGTTCGCGCAGGCGCTTACGTGCGAGATGGGAGCTGCGATCACCTACGCGCGCCGCGCCCAGGTGCCGTTGGCCGCCCAACATATCCGCGTCGCCCGCGATAATCTCGCGACTTATCCGTTCATCATCCCGCGCGGCGCTACCGCGATCATGCGTGAGGCAATTGGCGTCTGCGGCCTCATCACGCCATGGAACTGGCCGCTTTATCAGATCACCGCCAAGGTGGGTCCGGCGATCGCAGCCGGCTGCACCGTGGTGTTGAAACCGAGCGAGTTGTCGCCGCTGAGCGCCTTGCTGTTCGCCGAGGTGATGAACGACGCCGGTTGTCCTCCCGGCGTCTTCAACCTCGTCAACGGCACCGGTCCAATCGTGGGCGCCGCTCTGGCGTCGCATCCGCAGGTGGACATGATCTCGATCACCGGCTCGACGCGCGCCGGCGTTCTCGTCGCGCAAGCGGCAGCGCCAACCGTCAAGCGCGTTGCCCAGGAGCTGGGCGGCAAGTCGCCGAATATCATCTTGCCGGACGCCGATCTCAGCCGTGCTGTTCCGCTCGGCATCGGCGCTGCCTTCCGCAATCTCGGCCAATCCTGCAGCGCACCGACGCGCATGCTCGTGTCTCGCTCACACATGGAAGAGGTCGAGACCTTGGCGGCAGCGGCCGCTTCAGAACTGGTGGTCGGCGATCCCCTTGCGGAAAGCACGACCCATGGCCCGATCGCCAACCGGCCGCAGTTCGAGCGCGTGCAGACCATGATCGGTGTCGGCCTGGATGAAGGCGCCAAACTCGTCATCGGCGGGCCCGGGCGGCCCGGCGACCTTCAGATTGGCTTCTATGCACGGCCGACCATCTTCTCGAACGTCTGTCGCGACATGCGGATCGCGCAGGAGGAGATCTTCGGCCCGGTGCTGTCGATCATTCCCTACGACACCGTGGACGAGGCGATCACGATCGCCAACGACACCGTCTATGGCCTCGGCGCTCATGTGCAAGGCACTGATATGGAGTCGGCGCGCGCAGTCGCCCGTCAGATCCAGTCTGGTCAAGTGCATCTCAATTATCCCGACTGGGACCCGAACGCACCTTTCGGCGGCTACAAGCGCTCCGGCAACGGTCGCGAATACGGCCTCGAGGGCATGGAGGAGTATCTCGAGACCAAGGCAGTTCTCGGATTTTACCGATAG
- a CDS encoding NAD(P)/FAD-dependent oxidoreductase, with product MSPHVQRIHSDERLPAEVDVVIVGGGVLGSTAAYYLAKRGLSVALLEKGHVACEQSSRNWGWCRQQNRDRRELPLSVLSMRLWDELTRDINRDLGFRRCGLVYATHDEAVLAGWEKWREVAREYDVDTRVLSRAEVAERVPEARDKWVGGTYSERDGKAEPALAAPAIAEGARALGATIHQECAARSLDVANGRIAGVHTEKGYIRTSAVLCAAGAWSSRFLRPLGISFPQASIRQTALRSTPTINIGEAVSTPYCTITRRLDGSYTLAISGKANLEITPQAIRYSREFMPQFLRRLKNVRLGVGQSFVSGPDSMPALLTNDDRIFEQNRVLDPPPLKWLVGQVVESVRKTFPQLGEIKIDSAWGGFVDCTPDAVPVVSQVDGVKGLVLAAGCSGHGFGLGPGLGYLAAELVVNDTPCVDPTPFRLSRLIDGSKLDISAI from the coding sequence ATGTCGCCCCACGTCCAGCGCATTCACAGCGATGAGCGTCTTCCCGCCGAGGTCGACGTCGTCATCGTCGGCGGCGGCGTCCTCGGCTCTACGGCAGCCTATTATCTGGCGAAGCGCGGCCTCTCTGTGGCGCTCCTCGAGAAGGGGCACGTCGCCTGTGAACAATCGAGCCGAAACTGGGGTTGGTGCCGCCAGCAGAACCGCGATCGCCGCGAACTGCCGCTCTCCGTGCTCTCTATGCGGCTGTGGGACGAGCTCACGCGCGATATCAATCGGGACCTCGGATTTCGTCGCTGCGGTCTTGTCTATGCGACCCACGACGAGGCGGTGCTCGCGGGTTGGGAAAAGTGGCGCGAGGTCGCCAGGGAGTACGACGTCGACACCCGCGTGCTGAGCCGGGCGGAGGTGGCCGAGCGCGTCCCCGAAGCGCGCGACAAATGGGTCGGCGGGACCTATTCGGAGCGGGACGGCAAGGCCGAACCTGCACTTGCCGCGCCGGCTATCGCGGAGGGGGCCAGAGCTCTGGGGGCCACGATCCACCAGGAATGCGCCGCGCGGTCGCTCGACGTGGCCAATGGCAGGATTGCGGGCGTACACACGGAGAAGGGCTACATCAGAACCAGCGCGGTGCTGTGCGCCGCCGGCGCCTGGTCCTCGCGCTTCCTTCGGCCGCTCGGGATCAGTTTCCCCCAGGCGAGCATCCGGCAGACCGCGCTGCGTTCCACCCCGACAATCAACATAGGCGAGGCGGTCTCCACACCCTATTGCACGATCACTCGTCGACTGGACGGCAGCTATACGCTTGCGATCAGCGGCAAGGCGAACCTCGAAATCACGCCCCAGGCTATCAGGTATAGCCGGGAATTCATGCCGCAATTCTTGCGTCGGCTGAAGAACGTCAGGCTCGGCGTCGGCCAATCGTTCGTTTCGGGACCCGATTCAATGCCGGCACTGCTGACCAACGACGATCGGATCTTCGAACAGAATCGCGTGCTGGATCCTCCGCCCTTGAAATGGCTGGTGGGCCAAGTGGTGGAGAGTGTCCGGAAAACCTTCCCTCAACTCGGCGAGATTAAGATCGATAGCGCCTGGGGCGGCTTCGTCGATTGCACGCCGGACGCAGTGCCTGTGGTATCGCAAGTGGACGGGGTGAAGGGCCTTGTCCTTGCGGCGGGCTGCTCGGGTCACGGCTTTGGTCTGGGCCCGGGGCTCGGCTACCTGGCCGCAGAGCTTGTCGTGAACGACACGCCTTGCGTCGATCCCACACCGTTCCGGCTGTCGCGTCTGATCGATGGGTCGAAGCTGGACATCTCCGCCATCTGA
- a CDS encoding FAD-binding oxidoreductase, translating into MLKPTTTKQVADIVRLAAYHEIGIVPQGGNTSYCGGATPDASGRQIVVSLERMDRIREIDPVSMSISVDAGVILKNVQDAAAAAGLLFPLSLGAEGSCRIGGNIGTNAGGLSVVRYGMTRDLLLGIEAVLSDGTVVSDMRKLRKNNTGYDVKQCFVGSEGTLGIVTGAVLRLAPLPTRRATAWLKLARGAPLAELLALIRRESADLLTTFEFMAARSIALATDAMTDRPSLGAGSADAVLVEFASSSRHLDLDELMEAVLTEAIEAGWIEDALLAQSGSQRTAMWRLRETIPEGEKRRNGSVKHDISVPLSSIQRFLDLAGSQVRSYDADLELSVYGHVGDGNLHYNMLIPPDVDRLEFTRRIEGSLSLQLYDTAASLGGTFSAEHGVGRFKKHLLERYGDVGRIAAMRRIKTAFDPADIMNAGAIVRPLGEKSVS; encoded by the coding sequence GTGCTGAAGCCGACGACGACGAAGCAGGTCGCCGACATCGTGCGGCTCGCGGCGTACCACGAAATAGGAATCGTTCCGCAGGGCGGCAACACCAGCTACTGCGGCGGTGCGACGCCCGACGCGTCCGGACGCCAAATCGTCGTGAGCCTCGAGCGGATGGACAGGATTCGCGAAATCGATCCCGTCTCCATGAGCATCTCTGTCGACGCCGGCGTCATCCTGAAGAACGTACAGGACGCCGCAGCGGCTGCCGGACTTCTGTTCCCGCTCAGCCTCGGCGCGGAAGGCAGTTGCCGGATCGGCGGCAACATCGGCACCAACGCCGGCGGGCTGTCGGTCGTCAGGTACGGGATGACGCGCGATCTGCTGCTCGGAATCGAGGCCGTGCTGTCGGACGGCACGGTGGTCTCCGACATGCGCAAGTTGCGGAAGAACAATACCGGCTACGACGTCAAACAGTGCTTCGTCGGAAGCGAGGGGACTCTCGGCATCGTGACGGGCGCAGTGCTGCGTCTCGCGCCCTTGCCGACCCGCCGCGCGACTGCCTGGCTGAAGCTCGCGCGGGGCGCGCCGCTCGCTGAGCTTCTCGCCCTGATCCGTCGTGAATCCGCTGACCTGCTGACCACTTTCGAGTTCATGGCGGCCCGATCCATCGCGCTTGCGACCGACGCAATGACCGACCGGCCCTCCCTTGGAGCGGGCTCAGCAGACGCCGTCCTCGTCGAGTTCGCCTCTTCCTCACGCCATCTCGATCTGGATGAACTGATGGAAGCCGTTCTGACCGAGGCGATCGAAGCTGGATGGATCGAGGACGCATTGCTGGCGCAGAGCGGATCGCAGCGGACCGCGATGTGGCGGCTCCGCGAGACCATTCCTGAGGGCGAGAAGCGCCGGAACGGATCGGTCAAGCACGACATCTCGGTACCGCTTTCCTCCATTCAGCGCTTCCTCGATCTGGCCGGCTCGCAAGTGCGATCGTATGACGCCGACCTTGAGCTGTCCGTCTACGGCCATGTCGGCGACGGCAATCTGCACTACAACATGCTCATTCCTCCCGACGTCGATCGGCTGGAGTTCACCAGGCGAATCGAAGGCAGCTTATCGCTGCAACTCTACGACACGGCCGCGTCGCTCGGCGGCACGTTCAGCGCGGAGCACGGCGTCGGGCGTTTCAAGAAGCACCTTCTGGAGCGGTACGGCGATGTCGGGCGCATCGCGGCGATGCGCCGGATCAAGACCGCCTTTGATCCGGCGGATATCATGAACGCCGGCGCGATCGTTCGTCCGCTGGGCGAGAAGTCTGTCTCTTGA
- the ribB gene encoding 3,4-dihydroxy-2-butanone-4-phosphate synthase has protein sequence MTGSIEAALQALADGEIVVVTDDDDREGEGDLVVAASRCTAEKMAFIIRHTSGIVCAPITLEDARRLRLDPMVLNNDSAHTTAFTVSVDYRPDNGTGISAAERASCCRALANPNAGAGDFCRPGHVFPLIGKEGGVLLRSGHTEAAVDLCRLAGLEPVGVISELMNDDGSVMKGPQVAAFADKHKLKQVTIADLISFRQARETLIERVSSVTAESPIGPLQGYSYRSPFDPIHHVAYIYGELGDGTNVLTRFYKPNILRDLFSGQEQAKMNVILQRFKDNGSGVLVYLRDGAAGVPPAPLGRTRSREDDRNRQWREIGVGAQILRDLKISSIRHLTSSTHHFKGLSGFGIEIVRNEAL, from the coding sequence ATGACGGGATCGATCGAAGCGGCCCTGCAGGCGCTCGCCGACGGCGAAATCGTCGTGGTCACCGATGACGACGATCGCGAGGGCGAAGGCGACCTCGTCGTCGCCGCCTCGCGGTGCACGGCTGAGAAGATGGCCTTCATCATCCGCCATACATCGGGAATCGTTTGCGCTCCGATTACCCTCGAAGACGCGAGACGGCTGCGGCTTGACCCGATGGTTCTCAACAACGACTCGGCTCACACCACGGCGTTCACCGTGTCGGTGGACTACCGGCCGGATAACGGAACGGGCATCTCGGCCGCAGAGCGGGCCTCGTGCTGCCGCGCGCTCGCCAATCCCAACGCTGGCGCCGGCGATTTTTGCCGGCCGGGACACGTCTTCCCTCTGATCGGAAAGGAGGGGGGCGTACTCCTGCGCTCGGGTCACACCGAGGCCGCCGTCGACCTGTGCAGACTGGCAGGTCTCGAGCCGGTCGGTGTCATCAGCGAACTGATGAACGACGATGGCTCAGTAATGAAGGGTCCGCAAGTCGCGGCGTTCGCCGACAAGCACAAGCTGAAACAGGTCACCATTGCTGACCTCATCAGCTTCCGGCAGGCCCGCGAGACGCTGATCGAGCGCGTCTCGAGCGTCACGGCGGAGAGCCCGATCGGCCCGCTCCAGGGCTATTCGTATCGCTCGCCGTTCGACCCCATTCATCACGTCGCCTATATCTACGGAGAACTGGGCGACGGCACCAACGTCCTCACGCGCTTCTACAAACCCAACATCCTGCGCGATTTGTTCTCGGGTCAGGAACAGGCCAAGATGAACGTCATTCTGCAACGCTTCAAGGATAATGGCAGCGGCGTGCTCGTCTATCTGCGCGACGGCGCGGCGGGCGTTCCGCCTGCACCGTTAGGCCGGACCCGTTCGCGCGAAGATGACCGCAATCGGCAATGGCGCGAGATCGGCGTCGGCGCCCAGATCCTGCGGGATCTCAAGATCAGTTCCATCCGTCACCTCACGTCGTCGACGCATCACTTCAAGGGACTGTCAGGCTTTGGCATCGAGATCGTCCGAAACGAAGCGCTCTAA